Proteins from a genomic interval of Synechococcus sp. A15-28:
- a CDS encoding FAD-dependent oxidoreductase, giving the protein MAVQQQSAANPSHVVVVGAGWGGWGAAKALCEAGVRVTLVDGLADPTGSTPLTTASGKPFEAGTRGFWRDYPNINALCEELGLSDVFTPFTSSAFWSPQGLEATAPVFGDGPQLPSPLGQAFATINNFKRLPVADRLSIAGLLVAMLDLNRSPAVYECYDALDALTLFRQLRISERMINEFLRPILLVGLFKPPEELSAAVTMELLYYYALAHQDSFDVRWIKCKSIGEQLLAPLSRRLCDAHQLQVLGGTFASRLNVSPTGATDSLETRSLATGETGVIDDVDAVVLAVGARGMGSLMARSAECAALAPELARAGGLGAIDVVSVRLWLDRSIAVDDPANVFSRFAALKGAGATFFMLDQLQADNEQALWGDQPVQGSVIASDFYNASAIAEQSDQEIVDALMQQLLPQVQSAFRHAQVVDQEVRRYPGSVSLFSPGSFQQRPPLETSLEAVVCSGDWVRMGEREHGAKGLCQERAYVCGLEAANSLLRRGVVRGTGSDEHRVIPIRPDEPQVVLGRALNKLVMNPLEAAGLRWPWFAGSR; this is encoded by the coding sequence ATGGCGGTGCAGCAGCAATCGGCGGCCAACCCTTCGCATGTGGTGGTGGTTGGTGCCGGCTGGGGGGGATGGGGTGCGGCCAAAGCGCTCTGTGAAGCCGGGGTGCGCGTCACCCTTGTGGATGGCCTGGCGGATCCCACCGGCAGCACGCCGCTGACCACCGCCAGCGGTAAGCCGTTTGAAGCCGGCACCCGCGGGTTCTGGCGGGATTACCCCAACATCAATGCGCTCTGCGAAGAACTTGGGCTGAGCGATGTGTTCACCCCGTTCACCAGCAGTGCCTTCTGGTCGCCCCAGGGGTTGGAGGCCACGGCACCGGTATTTGGTGATGGCCCGCAGTTGCCCAGTCCGTTGGGGCAGGCCTTCGCCACGATCAACAATTTCAAGCGCCTGCCGGTAGCCGATCGACTCAGCATCGCCGGACTGCTGGTGGCGATGCTCGATCTGAACCGCAGCCCTGCGGTGTATGAGTGCTACGACGCCCTTGATGCGCTCACGCTGTTCCGGCAACTGCGGATCAGCGAGCGGATGATCAACGAGTTCCTGCGGCCGATCCTGCTGGTGGGACTGTTCAAGCCACCGGAGGAGCTGTCGGCGGCGGTGACGATGGAGCTGCTCTACTACTACGCCCTGGCGCACCAGGATTCCTTTGATGTGCGCTGGATCAAGTGCAAGAGCATCGGTGAGCAACTGCTTGCCCCCCTGAGCCGCCGTCTTTGCGATGCGCATCAGCTGCAGGTCCTGGGCGGCACGTTTGCTTCACGCTTGAACGTCTCCCCCACCGGTGCCACTGACTCGCTGGAGACGCGATCGCTGGCGACCGGCGAGACGGGTGTGATCGACGACGTGGATGCCGTGGTGCTGGCGGTGGGGGCCCGAGGCATGGGGTCTCTGATGGCCAGATCAGCGGAGTGCGCTGCCTTGGCACCGGAGCTGGCGCGGGCCGGTGGACTCGGCGCGATCGATGTGGTGTCGGTGCGGCTGTGGCTGGATCGCTCCATTGCCGTTGACGATCCCGCCAATGTCTTCTCCCGTTTCGCGGCCTTGAAGGGGGCCGGCGCCACCTTCTTCATGCTGGATCAACTGCAGGCCGACAACGAGCAGGCCCTGTGGGGGGATCAGCCGGTGCAGGGGTCAGTGATCGCCAGCGACTTCTACAACGCCAGTGCCATTGCTGAGCAGAGCGATCAGGAGATCGTTGATGCCTTGATGCAGCAGTTGCTGCCGCAGGTGCAATCGGCCTTCCGCCATGCGCAGGTGGTGGATCAGGAGGTGCGGCGTTATCCGGGATCGGTGTCGTTGTTTTCTCCCGGCAGCTTTCAGCAACGCCCGCCGCTGGAGACATCGCTTGAGGCGGTGGTGTGCTCCGGCGACTGGGTGCGCATGGGGGAGCGGGAGCATGGCGCCAAGGGCCTTTGTCAGGAGCGGGCCTATGTGTGCGGCCTGGAGGCGGCCAATTCGCTGCTGCGGCGAGGGGTTGTGCGCGGAACGGGCTCCGACGAACACCGTGTGATTCCAATCCGCCCGGATGAACCGCAGGTGGTGCTCGGCCGGGCCCTCAACAAACTGGTGATGAATCCCCTGGAGGCGGCGGGTCTGCGCTGGCCCTGGTTCGCGGGTTCACGTTGA
- a CDS encoding gamma-glutamyltransferase family protein has translation MLRALLLILGLCISSTSAAAAPVSRDDPESADPGQAAISTAAGDAVVVTANPRASRAVVAVLKAGGSAVDALVSAQAVLAVVEPQSSGLAGGGFLMHWDARQQQLQVLDGREVAPLSSRPDDLLQPSGEPLPWREATSRPEAIGVPGTVALLWDVHQQHGRLPWATTLQPAIRLARDGFRPSPRLRRSIGIAQRIGVDHSPAFQALYLPGGQPPPANRPFRNPALARTLELLAKDGGPSFYKGELAQQILAGMAALQTDQPDFRGWNPADLAGYAVVQRSPLCHRLRSYRLCTVPPPSSGGLAVLQTLALLNQSNALSDPADPQTWRLLARAQAWADADRLYWVHDPMDGAIPTGPLLDPVYIQSRAIALQTSPAARPTPGLPPGLAAYPYALPEQSREQGTTHLAIVDGQGNLAAYTSSVETVFGSRHLVAGMVLNNQLTDFAFRPSINGQPVANRRRPGRRPVSSMAPMIVFERGQPLLSVGSPGGRSIPHVLSRVLLASLIWREPPTRAVGLPHLSRRRNGLVLEQDPPLPWPVALDQLTPGDQPIRRQRLGSGTALLQKINGRWHGAADPRREGTALSAD, from the coding sequence ATGTTGCGTGCCCTGCTGCTGATCCTCGGCCTCTGCATCAGCAGCACCAGCGCAGCCGCCGCACCGGTGAGCCGCGACGACCCGGAATCCGCCGATCCCGGCCAAGCCGCCATCTCCACCGCCGCAGGTGATGCGGTGGTCGTTACCGCCAATCCCCGCGCCAGCCGGGCCGTTGTGGCAGTACTCAAGGCCGGCGGTTCGGCAGTGGATGCCCTGGTGAGCGCCCAGGCGGTGCTGGCCGTGGTGGAACCGCAGAGTTCCGGCCTGGCCGGTGGTGGTTTTCTGATGCACTGGGATGCCCGGCAGCAACAGCTGCAGGTGCTCGATGGCCGTGAGGTCGCCCCCCTGAGCAGCCGTCCGGACGATCTGCTGCAGCCCTCCGGCGAACCGCTGCCCTGGCGCGAGGCCACCAGCCGCCCGGAGGCCATCGGTGTGCCTGGCACCGTGGCTCTGCTCTGGGACGTCCATCAACAGCACGGTCGCCTGCCCTGGGCCACCACGTTGCAGCCGGCCATCCGTCTTGCCCGTGATGGGTTCCGCCCCAGCCCCCGCCTGCGCCGTTCCATCGGCATCGCCCAACGCATCGGCGTGGACCACAGCCCGGCCTTTCAGGCGCTGTATCTGCCCGGCGGCCAACCGCCTCCGGCCAACCGGCCCTTCCGCAATCCGGCCCTGGCCCGCACCCTGGAGCTGCTGGCCAAGGACGGCGGCCCGTCCTTCTACAAAGGCGAACTGGCCCAGCAGATCCTTGCCGGGATGGCTGCCCTGCAGACCGACCAGCCCGACTTCCGCGGCTGGAACCCTGCCGATCTGGCTGGCTACGCCGTGGTTCAGCGCTCACCGCTCTGCCACCGGCTGCGCAGCTACCGGCTCTGCACGGTGCCGCCACCGAGCAGCGGCGGGCTGGCGGTGTTGCAGACCCTGGCACTGCTGAACCAGAGCAACGCATTGAGCGACCCTGCCGATCCGCAGACCTGGCGGCTGCTGGCGCGAGCCCAGGCCTGGGCTGATGCCGATCGCCTCTACTGGGTGCACGACCCCATGGATGGGGCCATTCCGACAGGCCCCTTGCTGGATCCCGTCTACATCCAGTCCCGCGCCATTGCCCTGCAGACCTCCCCCGCGGCTCGCCCGACTCCGGGGCTGCCCCCTGGCCTGGCGGCCTACCCCTATGCGCTGCCGGAGCAAAGCCGCGAACAGGGCACCACCCATCTGGCGATCGTCGATGGCCAGGGAAACCTCGCTGCTTACACCAGCTCGGTGGAAACGGTCTTCGGCAGCCGCCATCTCGTGGCGGGAATGGTGCTGAACAACCAGCTCACCGACTTTGCCTTCCGCCCCAGCATCAACGGCCAGCCGGTGGCCAACCGCCGCCGGCCCGGTCGTCGGCCGGTGTCGTCGATGGCTCCGATGATCGTGTTCGAGCGGGGACAACCGCTGCTGTCGGTCGGCAGTCCCGGCGGACGCAGCATCCCCCACGTGCTCAGCCGCGTGCTGCTGGCCTCCCTGATCTGGCGTGAGCCACCGACACGGGCCGTCGGGCTGCCGCATCTGTCGCGGCGCCGCAATGGATTGGTGCTGGAACAGGATCCGCCCCTCCCCTGGCCCGTTGCC